One region of Oryza sativa Japonica Group chromosome 5, ASM3414082v1 genomic DNA includes:
- the LOC4337795 gene encoding uncharacterized protein produces the protein MAPVETRSRAGRGRPAGSRSSPVRRRDGGVAASPGSQSAASTERRKKNRGSKRNLSDGSGEDGRPGKKINLEEEELEEERMPLEDEASACSSCSSPLCEPYIPRVVIGCNAKGKEIYKPIECDELRALDLWEAKYQAKRDRQMNLCTLKPCIPPTCLVDPKLLHIRESSTETVLRAAKFVMGLSSSVDGNPLSQCSGFIVDWDDKSKTGIIMTSALLICKKSSHTDDWKYASQYATDAQVVVHFVDGTTVEGQFLYCQEHYKIAFYKIVLDKPTHLPSFNKGVKWAEEVFILGRDGSSHLRISHGRVQYLNAHVNERHHYMYIHGVDAASEYYNGGPVIDFRGDVVGMYNLSTRGSFIPSNILLKCLQLWKKFHYIPRPHLQLKLWGIKFLEPAHIEIISCKCNIDDGLIVEEVSIGSCAERLGVRVGDIIECFNGKCISSTVELENMLLQILEDHFDEGNSLDSTIDIEIGVFHTRKGVRSTLNLTTNVSDKGEVVVRGDLPITGEKIYTSCPIDQADPDDSQISLTGRTSSSPRSLDHEDLGSPHSPTREERTPT, from the exons ATGGCGCCGGTGGAGACGCGGTCGAGGGCAGGAagggggcggccggcggggtcCCGATCATCCCCTGTGCGCCGCCGGGACGGCGGCGTGGCTGCCTCCCCTGGCTCCCAATCGGCGGCATCAACAGAGCGGAGGAAGAAGAACCGAGGTTCGAAGAGGAATTTGTCCGATGGGAGCGGTGAGGACGGGAGGCCGGGTAAGAAGATAaatctggaggaggaggagttggaggaggagaggatgccACTGGAGGACGAGGCCTCTGCTTGCAGTTCTTGCAGTTCTCCGCTATGTGAGCCATACATACCTCGAGTGGTGATTGGATGCAATGCTAAGGGCAAGGAGATTTATAAGCCAATCGAATGTGATGAGTTGAGGGCACTTGATCTGTGGGAAGCGAAATACCAGGCAAAAAGAG ATCGGCAAATGAACTTGTGCACTCTAAAACCATGCATACCTCCCACATGCCTAGTCGATCCGAAGCTTCTTCACATCCGTGAATCTTCAACTGAAACTGTTCTTCGTGCTGCCAAGTTTGTCATGGGTCTTTCATCTTCTGTAG ATGGTAATCCACTATCACAGTGTTCTGGTTTCATTGTCGATTGGGATGACAAGAGCAAGACGGGAATTATCATGACATCAGCACTTCTTATTTGCAAAAAGTCTTCACACACAGACGATTGGAAATATGCAAGCCAATATGCTACTGATGCTCAG GTTGTTGTGCACTTTGTGGATGGTACCACTGTAGAGGGTCAATTTCTCTATTGTCAGGAGCATTACAAGATTGCTTTCTATAAGATTGTGCTGGATAAACCCACTCACTTGCCCTCTTTTAATAAGGGAGTAAAATGGGCTGAAGAAGTCTTCATACTGGGAAGAGATGGAAGTTCACATCTGAGGATAAGCCATGGTAGGGTGCAGTATTTAAATGCACATGTGAATGAACGCCATCACTATATGTACATTCATGGTGTCGATGCAGCTTCTGAG TACTACAACGGGGGGCCAGTCATTGACTTCAGAGGAGATGTTGTGGGCATGTATAACCTCAGTACAAGGGGGTCTTTTATTCCTTCTAACATCCTACTTAAGTGCTTGCAGTTGTGGAAGAAGTTTCA CTACATCCCTCGACCACATCTTCAGTTGAAGCTCTGGGGCATCAAATTTCTTGAGCCTGCCCATATTGAGATAATATCTTGCAAGTGCAACATTGATGATGGTCTTATTGTTGAAGAG GTGTCAATAGGTTCTTGCGCTGAGAGACTTGGGGTTAGAGTTGGTGATATTATTGAATGCTTCAATGGAAAATGTATTTCTTCTACTGTTGAG TTAGAAAATATGCTGCTGCAGATCTTGGAGGATCATTTTGATGAAGGAAATAGTCTTGATTCTACAATAGATATTGAG ATTGGAGTATTCCACACACGCAAAGGTGTTCGGAGCACACTGAATTTGACAACAAATGTATCTGACAAGGGAGAAGTTGTTGTAAGAG gcgATTTACCCATCACCGGAGAAAAGATTTATACAAGTTGTCCAATTGACCAAGCAGATCCAG ACGATTCTCAAATCTCTCTCACGGGTAGAACATCATCATCACCAAGATCACTTGACCATGAAGATTTAG GTTCTCCCCATTCTCCCACTCGCGAAGAGAGGACACCCACCTGA